A window from Carassius auratus strain Wakin chromosome 48, ASM336829v1, whole genome shotgun sequence encodes these proteins:
- the LOC113065364 gene encoding protein FAM43B-like: MLPWKRSKFVLVENESKSKPKSLGVGLTYHSLLSTLLHSCPDLVPDCPLQWLGSVFHSRRQKVVLNKEEPTYSVRYLGSTVTIMAKGEDCMQEAVAKIWTRSNYGEQSAKMKLTVGPHGIRMGVDKGGKKKPVHLFSLNRITYYSADPFRPKIFAWIYRHQMKNKVVVLRCHAVLLVKAEKARALALSLYQNSTSAFTEFKRLKRQADFRHCQQQLLGEDIVPLMPLRRLLNGQCHYQPPAEKPGSATRLSSITEEEEEDEDGPRDAESTNMKNAGTPSPSPPEKDLGKIVNRLDEVSITSWDEAQMTISTLV, from the coding sequence ATGCTGCCCTGGAAAAGGAGTAAGTTCGTGCTGGTGGAGAATGAGTCCAAAAGCAAGCCGAAAAGTCTTGGAGTCGGACTGACTTATCATTCCCTGCTTTCGACTTTGCTCCACTCCTGTCCGGACCTTGTTCCCGACTGCCCGCTTCAATGGCTAGGGAGTGTTTTCCACAGCAGACGGCAGAAAGTGGTGCTCAACAAAGAGGAACCCACCTACAGCGTGCGTTACCTGGGCAGCACAGTCACCATCATGGCTAAAGGTGAGGATTGCATGCAGGAGGCGGTGGCTAAGATTTGGACTCGCAGCAACTACGGCGAACAGAGCGCCAAGATGAAGCTTACCGTCGGGCCACACGGAATTCGCATGGGGGTGGATAAAGGTGGCAAAAAGAAGCCCGTCCACCTTTTTTCCCTCAACCGTATCACATACTACAGTGCTGACCCCTTCCGGCCAAAGATCTTTGCTTGGATTTACAGGCATCAGATGAAGAATAAAGTGGTGGTTCTACGATGCCACGCCGTCCTGCTGGTGAAGGCAGAAAAAGCCCGAGCGTTAGCTCTCAGCCTGTACCAAAACTCAACATCGGCATTTACAGAGTTCAAACGACTAAAGCGCCAGGCCGACTTCCGTCATTGCCAGCAGCAGCTGTTGGGCGAGGACATTGTGCCTCTTATGCCTCTTCGGAGACTCCTGAATGGCCAATGCCACTACCAGCCACCTGCAGAAAAGCCTGGAAGCGCCACGCGGCTCTCCTCGAttactgaggaagaggaggaggatgaggatggaCCGAGGGATGCTGAATCCACCAACATGAAAAATGCCGGAACTCCCAGTCCTTCTCCTCCAGAGAAAGATCTAGGGAAGATCGTAAACAGACTGGATGAGGTTTCAATTACCAGCTGGGATGAAGCACAGATGACTATCAGCACTCTGGTGTGA